The genomic window AAGAATAAATACTCAATGTAATTTTTTGTCGGTTTAATTTCTTCTCTATAAATCTCAATAATATAACTCATCGACTGGAATGTATAGAACGAAATTCCAACAGGAAGGAAAACATTATGAAGTGCAAAATTACCATGAAACATATCATTGTAAGTCACAATCAAGAAATTCATGTATTTGAAATAGCCTAAAAGTGCCAAATTCAAAATGACACTAATTACCAAGTAAAATTTCTTAACTCCGTCTCTGCTTTCTCGGTAAATAATCTGGCTCAAACCATAATCTACAACTGACGAAAGCAATAAGAGCAGAAAATAAATACCGCTCGATTTATAGTAAAAGAATAATGAGAAGAGAATAACATACGTTAATCTCAAATAAAATGTTTTGCGTAAAAAACCATACACAAAATAGAAAACCAGAAATAAACCTAAGAATAAACCGGTATTGAATAAAAGTTTTTCGTCTTCATTATAAACAAACCAACTTTTAACTTGTTCTATTGTAATTGCACCAAAATTTTGAATGAACCAATTATTAATGCTATCTATTGTTGTCAACTTACTTCTTTAATTTAAAATTATCGTATGATCTTAAAAACGCCTGAGCAAACAGATTTCCTTGTTTCTCGTATCCTTTTTTTGAATAATGAACCCAGTCTGGCCCAATTAATCCCTGTACTTTTAATTGCCTGATTCCGCTCATGCCTCCAAACTCATCGTACAAATCCCAAACAGCAAAACCGTCTTTTTGGGCTATATCTATAATTTGCCTTGTATAATTATCAATATAGGTATTTGGCTTTCGTCTTAACAATGATGGCGGAGGTGTCATTACAATTATAGGAGCATCTATTTTTTGTGCTCTTATATTATTGATAAACTCTCGCAATTCTTTAATATAATTTTCTGGATCTAGGTGTTCATAGCTTTCATTTGTTCCCAGCGAAAAAACCAGCAGGTCAGGATGCAATGATTTCAATTGATCAAAAAACAATGGATATTTATTGTAATCTGAATATTTAGCTCCATTTACTCCAATACTGCTATAAATAACCCCTGGAGCATCTTTTTCTAACACAATTCCGTTCAATTCGTAATCCTTTGCTTCTTTATTTGGAATCAAGAAAATTCGGCTTAAAGCATTTTCTGAATTATAATAATGTGAAAAAGAATCTGATTCGATTGCCAGCGGAACAAACTCTGACATTGAAATGGTTTTTGCTCTTGTTTCGTTTGTTGAAATTTTTAAAGTTCTCCCGGCACGGATATTATTCGACTTTAAATGATTTTCTCTTTTAATCTCGGCAACCGAAACATTGTATTTATCTGCAATACTTCCAAGCACCTCACCTTTCTTAATTTTATGCGTAATGACTCTTCGCTCTGTTGTCTGAATAGAATTGATTTTAGAAGAAGTAGCCAAATCAAACATATTCTGATTTTGAGGCGTAATAATTTTTATTGTATTGAATTTGTACGCAGGATCTTTTACGTTCATTTCTAAAACAAATCCGCCTGAATCTCTCCAAAGCCCAATTCCGCTTATCCCGATTGGACATTGCTTTACGGGATATATATTTCTATAACTCTCCCAAGTTCTGTTCGATCTAAAACGCTCGTTGTAAGATCCGTTTGTTCTGGCTAATTGATAAGGAAAAACCAAACCGCGTCCTGCATTACCAAATTGCTGCTGCAGTTTTTTTCTAATTTCATTCGTCATCAAATCGCTTTGAATATGCGAATCACCAATATGTACAATATTGATTTTTTGGTTTTTCTCACCTTCATTTTTTTCAAGCTTGTGAAAAAGATCGCTTATTGCTTTTGCATTATAAATTTGACCATCTATAGGCTCATCAATTGCTGCGGTATCCACTTTTTGAATCATGCTTTTTGGTATTGGCTGTACGTCTGTTTTTGGAGTTTTTTCATTTGTTGTAAAAAAAAGACAACAAAAGAAAACCATAAGTTTATTTATCATACACTATCTTTTGTTACTGAAACGGAATCGGGTCTGGCTCTTTTTACTGGTTTTGGCTTAGTCCCTTCAGCATCTCTTTTTTGTCTGAGTACTTTATATTCTTCGTATCCTTTATTTAATTGTCCATACAGCAAATTACCAATGGCTTTTG from Flavobacterium sp. KACC 22763 includes these protein-coding regions:
- a CDS encoding GDSL-type esterase/lipase family protein; amino-acid sequence: MINKLMVFFCCLFFTTNEKTPKTDVQPIPKSMIQKVDTAAIDEPIDGQIYNAKAISDLFHKLEKNEGEKNQKINIVHIGDSHIQSDLMTNEIRKKLQQQFGNAGRGLVFPYQLARTNGSYNERFRSNRTWESYRNIYPVKQCPIGISGIGLWRDSGGFVLEMNVKDPAYKFNTIKIITPQNQNMFDLATSSKINSIQTTERRVITHKIKKGEVLGSIADKYNVSVAEIKRENHLKSNNIRAGRTLKISTNETRAKTISMSEFVPLAIESDSFSHYYNSENALSRIFLIPNKEAKDYELNGIVLEKDAPGVIYSSIGVNGAKYSDYNKYPLFFDQLKSLHPDLLVFSLGTNESYEHLDPENYIKELREFINNIRAQKIDAPIIVMTPPPSLLRRKPNTYIDNYTRQIIDIAQKDGFAVWDLYDEFGGMSGIRQLKVQGLIGPDWVHYSKKGYEKQGNLFAQAFLRSYDNFKLKK